A single region of the Deltaproteobacteria bacterium genome encodes:
- a CDS encoding TauD/TfdA family dioxygenase — translation MACTITKLDATLGAVVRGVKLTSLGDADWRAIESAFHEHALLIFPGQHLSAEDQAAFAKRFGALEHIAKDRETVPISNKRADGTLLSDDDPGMKIMLGNEGWHTDSSYMPVSAKASVLSAHVVPTRGGQTEWADMRAAYEALDDATRARIAKLSAYHSIQYSQSRIGFGDGYAGYGANVATPPLRPLVKRHPVTTRPALYIGRHAYGIPGLAPEESTRLLDGLLAFACQPPRTYEHAWTAGDVVIWDNRCVLHRARPYDHREARVMHHTRVAGDPATESGAETARAS, via the coding sequence ATGGCGTGCACCATCACCAAGCTCGACGCGACCCTCGGCGCCGTCGTTCGCGGCGTGAAGCTCACCTCGCTCGGCGACGCCGACTGGCGCGCGATCGAGAGCGCCTTCCACGAGCACGCGCTGCTCATCTTCCCCGGCCAACACCTGAGCGCGGAAGATCAGGCGGCGTTCGCGAAACGTTTCGGCGCGCTCGAGCACATCGCGAAGGACCGCGAGACGGTGCCGATCAGCAACAAGCGCGCGGACGGCACGCTCCTCTCGGACGACGATCCCGGCATGAAGATCATGCTCGGCAACGAGGGCTGGCACACGGACAGCTCGTACATGCCCGTCTCCGCGAAGGCGTCCGTGCTCTCCGCGCACGTCGTGCCCACGCGCGGCGGCCAAACCGAGTGGGCCGACATGCGCGCCGCGTACGAGGCGCTCGATGACGCGACGCGCGCGCGCATCGCAAAGCTCTCCGCGTACCACTCGATCCAGTACTCGCAGTCGCGCATCGGCTTCGGCGATGGCTACGCGGGCTACGGCGCGAACGTCGCGACGCCGCCGCTGCGTCCGCTCGTGAAGCGCCACCCCGTAACAACTCGCCCCGCGCTCTACATCGGCCGCCACGCCTACGGCATCCCCGGCCTCGCTCCCGAAGAGAGCACGCGCCTGCTCGACGGGCTGCTGGCGTTCGCGTGCCAGCCGCCGCGCACGTACGAGCACGCGTGGACGGCGGGCGACGTCGTGATCTGGGACAACCGCTGCGTGCTGCACCGCGCGCGGCCCTACGACCACCGCGAGGCGCGCGTGATGCATCACACGCGCGTGGCGGGGGATCCCGCGACGGAGTCGGGCGCGGAGACCGCGCGAGCTTCGTGA
- a CDS encoding MAPEG family protein, which produces MNYEAAVYAVIALALVEYFTFGMLVGVARGKFNVPAPATTGHPEFERTFRVHQNTLEQLVIFVPSMLAFGRFVSAPIACALGLVFIVGRVLYFRGYVAEASKRGTGFAIGALAQMALLLGSLIGAGMAAFAG; this is translated from the coding sequence GTGAACTACGAAGCCGCCGTCTACGCCGTGATCGCGCTCGCGCTCGTCGAGTACTTCACCTTCGGCATGCTGGTCGGAGTCGCGCGCGGCAAGTTCAACGTGCCCGCGCCCGCAACGACCGGGCACCCCGAGTTCGAGCGCACGTTCCGCGTGCACCAGAACACGCTCGAACAACTCGTCATCTTCGTCCCGAGCATGCTCGCGTTCGGTCGCTTCGTGAGCGCGCCGATCGCCTGCGCGCTCGGTCTCGTCTTCATCGTCGGCCGCGTCCTCTACTTCCGCGGCTACGTCGCCGAAGCCTCGAAGCGCGGTACGGGCTTCGCGATCGGCGCGCTTGCGCAGATGGCGCTGCTGCTGGGCTCGCTGATCGGCGCGGGGATGGCGGCGTTCGCGGGGTGA
- a CDS encoding SDR family oxidoreductase, translated as MARLDGRVVLVTGGGRGIGRSLALAAAREGARVAITSRTQRELDAVVVEMRALGSDGLAITADALSRGETKAAVERVLAHFGRIDGVVNNAGGGVGWKPAPGKDRDEHEDELFEANLRLNLTSAYYATRFAMPTLRAQKWGRVITIGSGFAKRSGGALAYTAAKHGLVGLTRAWAAQVAADGVTVNCLCPGWTNTSLVDWNALAKAYGTDPAGAKRIAESDNLQRRVLEPDELGPMCVLLLSEEARGITGQVISVDGGYKV; from the coding sequence ATGGCGAGGCTCGACGGGCGGGTGGTGCTGGTGACGGGCGGCGGGCGCGGGATCGGGCGCTCGCTCGCGCTCGCGGCGGCGCGCGAGGGCGCGCGCGTCGCGATCACGTCGCGCACGCAGCGCGAGCTCGACGCAGTCGTCGTGGAGATGCGCGCGCTCGGGAGCGACGGGCTCGCGATCACGGCAGACGCGCTGTCGCGCGGCGAGACGAAGGCGGCGGTGGAGCGCGTGCTCGCGCACTTCGGGCGCATCGACGGCGTCGTGAACAACGCGGGCGGCGGCGTCGGGTGGAAGCCGGCGCCGGGCAAGGACCGCGACGAGCACGAGGACGAGCTGTTCGAGGCGAACCTGCGCCTGAATCTCACCTCCGCCTACTACGCGACGCGCTTCGCGATGCCCACGCTGCGCGCGCAGAAGTGGGGGCGCGTGATCACGATCGGCTCGGGCTTCGCGAAGCGCAGTGGCGGCGCGCTCGCCTACACCGCCGCGAAGCACGGCCTCGTCGGCCTCACGCGCGCATGGGCGGCGCAGGTCGCGGCCGACGGCGTCACGGTGAACTGCCTCTGCCCCGGCTGGACCAACACGAGCCTCGTCGACTGGAACGCGCTCGCGAAGGCCTACGGCACCGACCCCGCCGGCGCGAAGCGCATCGCCGAGAGCGACAACCTCCAGCGCCGCGTGCTCGAGCCCGACGAGCTCGGCCCGATGTGCGTGCTGCTGCTGAGCGAAGAAGCGCGCGGGATCACGGGCCAAGTGATCAGCGTGGACGGCGGGTACAAGGTGTGA
- a CDS encoding LLM class F420-dependent oxidoreductase encodes MHYGLTIFTTDYSIQPAELAREAEARGFESLWFPEHTHIPVERKSPWPGGAELPMMYYDVYEPFISLGAAAAVTTRIKLATGICLVVQRDPLQTAKDVATLDRVSNGRFLFGIGAGWNAEEMRNHGTEFKTRLSLMRERVLAMKELWTKSKAEFHGKFVEFAPVMTWPKPVQKPHPPIHVGGGYPKAAERAIEYGDGWMPIFGRDEIIERIPEVREKLRAAGRDPAKFEISIFAAPPNADVLAKARDAGVTRCVFGLPPAKAEEVLPLLDRYATLAKQVG; translated from the coding sequence ATGCACTACGGACTCACGATCTTCACCACCGATTACTCGATCCAGCCTGCGGAGCTCGCGCGCGAGGCCGAGGCGCGCGGCTTCGAGTCGCTCTGGTTCCCCGAGCACACGCACATCCCGGTGGAGCGAAAGTCGCCGTGGCCGGGCGGCGCCGAGCTGCCGATGATGTACTACGACGTGTACGAGCCGTTCATCTCGCTCGGAGCAGCAGCGGCCGTAACAACTCGGATCAAGCTCGCGACGGGCATCTGCCTCGTGGTGCAGCGCGATCCGCTGCAGACCGCGAAGGACGTGGCGACGCTCGACCGCGTCTCGAACGGGCGCTTCCTGTTCGGCATCGGCGCCGGCTGGAACGCGGAGGAGATGCGCAACCACGGCACCGAGTTCAAGACGCGCCTCTCGCTGATGCGCGAGCGCGTGCTCGCAATGAAGGAGCTGTGGACGAAGAGCAAGGCCGAGTTCCACGGCAAGTTCGTGGAGTTCGCGCCCGTGATGACGTGGCCGAAGCCGGTGCAGAAGCCGCACCCGCCGATCCACGTCGGCGGCGGCTACCCGAAAGCCGCCGAGCGCGCGATCGAGTACGGCGACGGCTGGATGCCCATCTTCGGGCGCGACGAGATCATCGAGCGCATCCCCGAAGTGCGCGAGAAGCTCCGCGCCGCCGGACGCGACCCCGCGAAGTTCGAGATCAGCATCTTCGCCGCGCCGCCGAACGCGGACGTGCTCGCGAAGGCGCGCGACGCCGGCGTGACGCGCTGCGTGTTCGGCCTGCCCCCCGCGAAGGCGGAGGAAGTGCTGCCGCTGCTCGACCGCTACGCCACGCTCGCGAAGCAGGTCGGCTAG
- a CDS encoding Gfo/Idh/MocA family oxidoreductase: MIGCEFMGRAHANAWRQAPRFFELAAEPVLQVLCARDAAKLARAAEKLGFAEHTTDWRSAIRRPDVDVVDICTPGDSHAEIAIAAAQAGKALLCEKPLANTLAEAEAMANAARAAGVASLVFHNYRRVPAVALAKRLIAEGRIGEIHHYRGAYLQDWIVDPAFPRVWRLVRAQAGSGALGDIGSHQVDLARFLVGEIAEVSGLLHTFVAERPLPGGGGRGRVDVDDASLALVRFANGAIGSLEGTRFATGRKNANRFEINGSRGSLAFDLERLNELELYEEQGASSGFRTLLATDASHPYVDAWWPPGHVLGWEHTFVHTIADFTRALARGEAPSPSFDEGVANQRVLAAIERSAASKRWEAVA, from the coding sequence ATGATCGGCTGCGAGTTCATGGGGCGCGCGCACGCGAACGCGTGGCGGCAGGCGCCGCGCTTCTTCGAGCTCGCCGCCGAGCCCGTGCTGCAGGTGCTGTGTGCGCGCGACGCCGCGAAGCTCGCGCGCGCCGCGGAGAAGCTCGGCTTCGCAGAGCACACGACCGATTGGCGCAGCGCGATTCGGCGACCCGACGTCGACGTGGTCGACATCTGCACGCCCGGCGACTCGCACGCGGAGATCGCGATCGCGGCGGCGCAGGCAGGCAAGGCGCTGCTGTGCGAGAAGCCGCTCGCGAACACGCTCGCCGAGGCGGAGGCGATGGCGAACGCGGCGCGCGCGGCGGGCGTCGCGAGCCTCGTCTTTCACAACTACCGGCGCGTGCCCGCCGTCGCGCTCGCGAAGCGGCTGATCGCGGAGGGGCGCATCGGCGAGATTCACCACTACCGCGGGGCCTATCTCCAAGACTGGATCGTCGACCCCGCGTTCCCGCGCGTGTGGAGGCTCGTCAGGGCGCAGGCGGGCAGCGGCGCGCTCGGCGACATCGGCTCGCATCAGGTCGATCTCGCGCGCTTCCTCGTCGGCGAGATCGCCGAGGTGAGCGGCCTGCTGCACACGTTCGTGGCGGAGCGCCCGCTGCCCGGCGGCGGCGGTCGCGGGCGCGTCGACGTGGACGACGCCTCGCTCGCGCTCGTTCGGTTCGCGAACGGCGCGATCGGCTCGCTCGAAGGCACGCGCTTCGCGACGGGGCGCAAGAACGCGAACCGCTTCGAGATCAACGGCTCGCGCGGCAGTCTCGCGTTCGATCTCGAGCGCCTGAACGAGCTCGAGCTCTACGAAGAGCAGGGCGCGAGCTCGGGTTTCCGCACGCTGCTCGCGACCGACGCGTCGCATCCCTACGTGGATGCGTGGTGGCCGCCCGGTCACGTGCTCGGGTGGGAGCACACCTTCGTACACACGATCGCGGACTTCACTCGCGCACTCGCGCGCGGAGAGGCGCCGAGCCCGAGCTTCGACGAGGGCGTCGCGAATCAGCGCGTGCTCGCCGCGATCGAGCGCTCGGCCGCGAGCAAGCGTTGGGAGGCGGTGGCGTGA
- a CDS encoding ATP-binding protein, whose product MRRALASVIEPILAKKLVFLNGPRQVGKTTLALSLLGKNADETHPAYLNWDDPRDAARLRKLELPPDEPLLLLDEIHKYARWRNLVKGLWDKEKSRRRVLVTGSARLDYYRKGGDSLAGRYRSFRLHPFSLRELNAKPNARDLEVLLRFGGFPEPFLAQDEREWRIWQRDRIARVVREDLRDLENVREVSLVEQLVDLLPSRVGSPLSVKSLREDLEVDHKTVERWLTILENLYICFRIAPFGAPRIRAVKKSPKLYLWDWSATPEGGARFENLVASQLLKYCHWIEDTEGFAMELRFLRDVDKREVDFVVLKDKRPLFAVECKTGERSVSPAIPYFAERTKIPRFYQVHLGERHYESGAATVIPFRALCSELGLP is encoded by the coding sequence ATGCGGAGAGCCCTCGCCAGCGTGATCGAGCCCATCCTCGCCAAGAAGCTCGTCTTCTTGAACGGGCCAAGGCAGGTGGGCAAGACCACGCTCGCGCTCTCGCTGCTCGGCAAGAACGCGGACGAGACGCATCCGGCCTATCTGAACTGGGACGACCCGCGCGACGCAGCGCGGTTGCGAAAGCTCGAGCTGCCGCCGGATGAGCCGCTGCTTCTGCTCGACGAGATCCACAAGTACGCGCGCTGGCGGAACCTCGTGAAGGGGCTCTGGGACAAGGAGAAGTCGCGACGCCGCGTGCTTGTCACGGGCTCGGCGCGGCTCGACTACTACCGCAAGGGCGGCGACTCCCTCGCCGGCCGCTATCGCTCGTTTCGCCTGCACCCGTTCTCGCTGCGCGAGCTGAACGCGAAGCCGAACGCGCGCGACCTCGAGGTCCTGCTGCGCTTCGGCGGCTTCCCCGAGCCGTTCCTCGCGCAGGACGAGCGCGAGTGGCGCATCTGGCAGCGCGACCGCATCGCGCGCGTCGTGCGCGAAGACCTGCGCGATCTCGAGAACGTGCGCGAGGTGTCGCTCGTCGAGCAGCTCGTGGACCTGCTGCCGAGCCGCGTCGGATCGCCGCTCTCGGTGAAGAGCCTCCGCGAAGACCTCGAGGTGGATCACAAGACCGTCGAGCGCTGGCTCACGATCCTCGAGAATCTCTACATCTGTTTCCGCATCGCGCCGTTCGGCGCGCCGCGCATTCGTGCGGTGAAGAAGTCGCCGAAGCTCTACCTATGGGATTGGTCGGCGACGCCCGAAGGCGGCGCGCGCTTCGAGAATCTCGTGGCGAGCCAGCTGCTCAAGTACTGCCACTGGATCGAGGACACCGAGGGCTTTGCGATGGAGCTGCGCTTCCTACGCGATGTCGACAAGCGCGAGGTCGACTTCGTCGTGCTGAAGGACAAGCGCCCGCTGTTCGCGGTCGAGTGCAAGACCGGCGAGCGCAGCGTGAGCCCCGCGATTCCGTACTTCGCCGAGCGCACGAAGATCCCGCGCTTCTATCAGGTGCACCTCGGCGAGCGGCACTACGAGAGCGGCGCGGCGACCGTGATTCCGTTCCGAGCCCTCTGCAGCGAGCTCGGGCTGCCGTAA
- a CDS encoding short-chain fatty acid transporter yields MTAASNEPNANGAAALDRFASLISRYVPDAITACAVLLLVLFGAALALGNTPAEVGDAYYTGLWSLLPFTMQMTLIIVLSATLATTPFFRSAISALARLPRTTAQVVALSVLITASVSYFYWGLGIVLSPIIAVSFAREAERRGIAVDFLFLLATIWGSHAVWQYGLSSSAPLIVATPGHPLEASIGVLPLATTIGSPAAIAHVCAYMLACIGAGVFFMPKQPRPVSQFPGTAKLGEPVVGDGDDAGRSFAERLERTSFASVVFIAALAAWLWLHLTAKGGGLDFNSLNAVLLLLCLAFHRNVSRFSRALERAVTTGWPVIVLYHLYAGVAGLIQHTTLGAEMAGFVAGVSTPLTFPLLTAASGTLFSLFIPSSGGQWAIQGFVTSQAASEVGVSVQRGLLALGVGDHMGNLMSPFWYLVVAGIAGVSFRSFYGYGLAYAALWFVMGTAAFTFLPC; encoded by the coding sequence ATGACCGCAGCCTCGAACGAACCCAACGCGAACGGCGCCGCCGCCCTCGACCGCTTCGCCTCGCTCATCTCGCGCTACGTGCCCGACGCGATCACCGCCTGCGCGGTGCTGCTGCTCGTGCTGTTCGGCGCCGCGCTCGCGCTCGGGAACACGCCCGCGGAGGTCGGCGACGCCTACTACACCGGCCTCTGGTCGCTGCTGCCGTTCACGATGCAGATGACGCTCATCATCGTGCTCTCGGCCACGCTCGCGACCACGCCGTTCTTCCGCAGCGCGATCTCCGCGCTCGCGCGGCTGCCGCGCACGACGGCGCAGGTCGTCGCGCTGTCCGTGCTCATCACGGCCTCGGTCTCCTACTTCTATTGGGGCCTCGGCATCGTGCTCAGCCCGATCATCGCGGTGAGCTTTGCGCGCGAGGCGGAGCGGCGCGGCATCGCGGTCGACTTCTTGTTCTTGCTCGCGACGATCTGGGGAAGCCACGCGGTCTGGCAGTACGGCCTCTCGTCGAGCGCGCCGCTGATCGTCGCGACGCCGGGGCATCCGCTGGAAGCGTCGATCGGAGTGCTGCCGCTCGCGACCACGATCGGCTCGCCCGCCGCGATCGCGCACGTGTGCGCCTACATGCTCGCGTGCATCGGCGCGGGCGTGTTCTTCATGCCGAAGCAGCCGCGCCCGGTCTCGCAGTTCCCCGGCACCGCGAAGCTCGGCGAGCCGGTGGTGGGCGACGGCGACGATGCGGGGCGCAGCTTCGCCGAGCGCCTCGAGCGCACCTCGTTCGCGAGCGTCGTCTTCATCGCGGCGCTCGCGGCGTGGCTGTGGCTGCACCTCACCGCGAAGGGCGGCGGCCTCGACTTCAACTCGCTGAACGCGGTGTTGTTACTGCTGTGCCTCGCGTTCCATCGCAACGTGAGCCGCTTCTCGCGCGCGCTCGAGCGCGCCGTCACCACCGGCTGGCCCGTGATCGTGCTCTATCACCTCTACGCCGGCGTCGCGGGCCTGATCCAGCACACGACGCTCGGCGCCGAGATGGCGGGCTTCGTCGCGGGCGTGTCGACGCCGCTCACGTTCCCGCTGCTCACCGCCGCCAGCGGCACGCTGTTCTCGCTGTTCATCCCGTCGAGCGGCGGGCAGTGGGCGATTCAGGGCTTCGTCACGTCGCAAGCGGCCAGCGAAGTGGGAGTCAGCGTGCAGCGCGGCCTGCTCGCACTCGGCGTCGGCGACCACATGGGCAACCTGATGTCGCCGTTCTGGTACCTCGTCGTCGCAGGCATCGCGGGCGTGAGCTTCCGCAGCTTCTACGGCTACGGCCTTGCCTACGCGGCGCTCTGGTTCGTGATGGGCACCGCGGCGTTCACGTTCTTGCCTTGTTAG
- a CDS encoding SDR family oxidoreductase: MLAGKVAIVTGAARGIGRGIAEALADAGASVVVSDIAAPDTHLTYELSSAAQLEATAREIAARGNGRTLAVACDVTNAQQVDALVARTREAFGRIDLVVNNAGVVHFAPLETIDEARWDFVYAVNVKGPYLVSRAALAALAETRGSIVNIASVAGKRGRATGTLYCSSKFAAVGFTQALADEVAPRGVRVNAVCPGILATHMWTHHLTSEARGGKQAYDTAVKRMIPLGREQTPADIAQAVLYLATAQNVTGVALNVAGGMEVW, translated from the coding sequence ATGCTCGCAGGCAAGGTCGCGATCGTGACGGGCGCGGCGCGCGGAATCGGGCGCGGCATCGCGGAGGCGCTCGCGGACGCGGGCGCGAGCGTGGTCGTCTCGGACATCGCGGCGCCAGACACTCACCTCACGTACGAGCTCTCCTCCGCTGCGCAGCTCGAGGCGACCGCGCGCGAGATCGCGGCGCGCGGCAACGGGCGCACGCTCGCGGTTGCGTGCGACGTCACGAACGCGCAGCAGGTGGACGCGCTCGTCGCGCGCACGCGCGAGGCGTTCGGGCGCATCGATCTCGTCGTGAACAACGCCGGCGTCGTGCACTTCGCGCCGCTCGAGACGATCGACGAAGCGCGCTGGGACTTCGTGTACGCGGTGAACGTGAAGGGCCCGTATCTCGTCTCGCGCGCCGCGCTGGCCGCGCTCGCAGAGACGCGCGGCTCGATCGTGAACATCGCCTCGGTCGCCGGCAAGCGCGGCCGCGCGACCGGCACGCTCTACTGCTCGAGCAAGTTCGCCGCGGTCGGCTTCACCCAGGCGCTCGCGGACGAAGTGGCGCCGCGCGGCGTGCGCGTGAACGCGGTGTGCCCCGGCATCCTCGCCACGCACATGTGGACGCACCACCTGACGAGCGAGGCGCGCGGCGGGAAGCAGGCGTACGACACCGCGGTGAAGCGGATGATCCCGCTGGGCCGCGAGCAAACGCCCGCCGACATCGCGCAGGCCGTGCTCTATCTCGCAACCGCGCAGAACGTCACCGGTGTCGCGCTGAACGTCGCGGGCGGGATGGAGGTGTGGTGA
- a CDS encoding alpha/beta fold hydrolase: MSATPQQLHRVALEGGGEIAYREEGAGAPLLLLHGITEDHRAWDEIAPLLAREARVIRVDLPGHGASSPLPAYSAFALAQAVASFVRALALPEPPRVVGHSLGGLVATLLGALTPVRSVVNVDQSLRLGPFIELVRKIAPRLRGAGFCDALNEEMELLAGPLLPQRVRHELRGYRVEARRPVVEQLWLPLVDQDEAALTATLLPALAQLRAPYLSLHGDDPGSDYEAWLRAAIPSARVEVWPGLGHWLHRIEPERFVARARELHARS, from the coding sequence GTGAGCGCGACGCCCCAACAACTTCACCGCGTCGCGCTGGAAGGCGGCGGCGAGATCGCGTATCGCGAGGAGGGCGCGGGCGCACCGCTGCTCCTGCTGCACGGCATCACCGAGGATCACCGCGCGTGGGACGAGATCGCGCCGCTGCTCGCTCGCGAGGCGCGCGTGATTCGCGTCGATCTGCCCGGCCACGGCGCGTCGTCGCCGCTACCGGCGTACAGCGCCTTCGCGCTCGCGCAGGCGGTCGCGAGCTTCGTGCGCGCGCTCGCACTCCCGGAGCCGCCGCGCGTCGTCGGCCACTCGCTCGGCGGCCTCGTCGCGACGCTGCTCGGCGCGCTCACGCCGGTGCGCTCGGTGGTGAACGTCGATCAGTCGCTGCGCCTCGGTCCGTTCATCGAGCTCGTGCGCAAGATCGCGCCGCGGCTGCGCGGGGCCGGCTTCTGCGATGCGCTGAACGAAGAGATGGAGCTGCTCGCCGGCCCGCTCCTTCCGCAGCGCGTCCGCCACGAGCTGCGCGGCTACCGCGTCGAAGCGCGCCGACCCGTCGTCGAACAGCTCTGGCTGCCGCTCGTCGACCAGGACGAGGCGGCGCTCACGGCGACCCTGCTTCCCGCGCTCGCGCAGCTGCGCGCGCCCTACCTCTCGTTGCACGGCGACGACCCTGGCAGCGACTACGAGGCGTGGCTGCGCGCCGCGATTCCGAGCGCGCGCGTCGAGGTGTGGCCGGGCCTCGGGCACTGGCTCCATCGCATCGAGCCCGAGCGATTCGTCGCGCGCGCGCGCGAGCTCCACGCGCGGAGCTGA